The DNA segment TTTAAATACCACACCGGTTTCATTTTCAGAAAATTCACTTTTATTTTAGTTGATTAAAATTTTCTGTTGCCATCTACCGCTTTGCCAGCGATAAATAAAAATTAATGCCCTTATAATTTCATCTAGTGCCATCGCAATCCAGACCCCAACCAATCCAAAATTTAAAACAATTCCTAGGATATAAGCACCAAATACCGCAATAAACCACATTCCGCCAATCCCCACTGTCACCGGCGTTTTAATATCACCGGCGGCTTGTAGTGCTCTAACCATTACAATATTTACCGCTCGCCCGATTTCCAGGAAAATTTCAATGAAAAATATTTGCTGTCCTAATTTTAAAATTTCTTCATTATCAGTAAAAATCCTAAAAACTATATCACTATTAAAATATAATGTCGTGGTAATCAAACCGGTAATAAGAGTAGCAATACCGACGGCTTTCCAAACCGTTGTACTAACTTGTCCAAAGTTTTTCTCACCAATTAAATAGCCCATAACAATTTGCATTGCTGCTGATATCGCTAAGGCATAGCTATAACAAAACATTGCCATAATATAGACATAAATTTTGGTGTTAATCACAATTAAGCCAAAAACATTAACAATTTTCATAATAAAAGTCTGCGAAAGTTGATATGATAAGGTTTCAGCTCCTGACGGCACTGCAATAGACAATATTTTTTTCGCACTATCCCAAGGAAATGGTTTTAGATACCGCCAGCTAAGCTCAATTTTTAAATACCTAAAAAATAAAACCAGCAAAATAACTAGTCCTAAAAACTTACTTAGGTTCGTTGATATTGACACCCCTAATACGCCTAGTGCCGGAATAGCGCCCATTCCAAAAATAAGCACATAGTTGCTACCAACATGGAAAATATTCATAATAATTGACACCACTAATGTCATTTTAATATAAGAAAACCCACGAAAACTCGATACCAAGGAAAAATATATTCCTTGTAAAATTATGCCTCCACCAACTATTTTCAAATACAAGCTAGCTTCTTCTAAGATATCAACCGGTACTTGTAACCACTGTAACAATGTTTTGCCAAACAATAACAGCACTACACTGGTCATTAAGCTGAATAAGGCATTTAACACTAATGAGACTGTACAGATTTCTGCTATTTTTAAATTATTTCTCGCTCCTAAATATTGACTCAGTAAAATCGTATTGGCAGTACTGGTCACCGTTAATAAAATAATCACAATATTAATAATTTGATTAGCATTGCCAATCGCTGCCACTGCCGGTTGCGAATAATGACTTATCATAAGCTGATCAACATTACCAACTAATATCTGTAACAGTAATTCCAACAATATTGGCCATGATAATTTTAATAATGAGCTATTTGGTCTTGTTAGCGTTGTCGTCATCTTACATCCTTATTTTTCAATAGAGCTGTTATTTTAGCTATAACAGCTCTATTGAAATTATCTTATTTTATTTTAAAATAATTAACTGCCGCATTTAGCTTCGCTGTTACATCATTAAGTGCACCAATAGAGTATGCTATTTCCTTCATTGTCGCTGATTGTTCTTCACTGGCCGCTGATACACTTTGAGTATCTCCCGCCATTTCATTACTAAATTCCGTAACTTTATTTATTTCTTCTGCCACACATTCACTACCTTGTG comes from the Negativicutes bacterium genome and includes:
- a CDS encoding MATE family efflux transporter translates to MTTTLTRPNSSLLKLSWPILLELLLQILVGNVDQLMISHYSQPAVAAIGNANQIINIVIILLTVTSTANTILLSQYLGARNNLKIAEICTVSLVLNALFSLMTSVVLLLFGKTLLQWLQVPVDILEEASLYLKIVGGGIILQGIYFSLVSSFRGFSYIKMTLVVSIIMNIFHVGSNYVLIFGMGAIPALGVLGVSISTNLSKFLGLVILLVLFFRYLKIELSWRYLKPFPWDSAKKILSIAVPSGAETLSYQLSQTFIMKIVNVFGLIVINTKIYVYIMAMFCYSYALAISAAMQIVMGYLIGEKNFGQVSTTVWKAVGIATLITGLITTTLYFNSDIVFRIFTDNEEILKLGQQIFFIEIFLEIGRAVNIVMVRALQAAGDIKTPVTVGIGGMWFIAVFGAYILGIVLNFGLVGVWIAMALDEIIRALIFIYRWQSGRWQQKILIN
- a CDS encoding methyl-accepting chemotaxis protein, encoding QNVQGVVQGMNVVQTAGTSFGEIAQEVKVLIEEIKNIGMLINKISQGSECVAEEINKVTEFSNEMAGDTQSVSAASEEQSATMKEIAYSIGALNDVTAKLNAAVNYFKIK